Proteins from a genomic interval of Rosa chinensis cultivar Old Blush chromosome 2, RchiOBHm-V2, whole genome shotgun sequence:
- the LOC112188657 gene encoding xyloglucan endotransglucosylase/hydrolase 2 — translation MSSSKVSVMLCLSAVLLSPFMAMAAAGNFYQDFDITFGEQRAKIFNGGQHLTLDLDQYSGSGFKSKKEYLFGRIDMQIKLVAGNSAGTVTAYYLSSQGPTHDEIDFEFLGNSSGEPYTLHTNVFSQGKGNREQQFHLWFDPTNAFHTYSLVWNSQRIIFLVDNIPIRVFNNLESVGVPFPKNQPMKIYSSLWNADDWATQGGRVKTDWTHAPFTASYRNFKANACVAGSSSSSCGVSTSASTNSLTDQQGTWHNQGLDAAGRNRIRWVQQKFMVYNYCTDLKRFPQGLPVECRRSRF, via the exons ATGTCTTCCTCTAAGGTCTCAGTGATGCTTTGCCTCTCTGCTGTTTTGTTAAGTCCTTTCATGGCCATGGCTGCAGCCGGTAATTTCTATCAAGACTTTGACATCACATTCGGCGAACAACGTGCTAAGATATTCAACGGAGGACAACATCTCACACTCGACCTCGACCAGTATTCCGGATCTGGTTTCAAGTCCAAGAAGGAGTACTTGTTTGGAAGGATCGACATGCAAATCAAACTTGTCGCTGGCAACTCAGCTGGCACTGTCACTGCATATTAT TTGTCTTCTCAAGGTCCAACTCATGATGAAATCGATTTTGAGTTTTTGGGAAACTCTTCTGGTGAACCCTACACTCTCCACACCAATGTGTTCAGCCAGGGGAAAGGGAACAGAGAACAACAATTCCATCTTTGGTTTGATCCTACAAACGCCTTCCATACCTACTCGCTTGTCTGGAACAGCCAACGCATTAT ATTCTTGGTGGATAATATTCCAATTAGAGTGTTCAACAACTTGGAGTCAGTTGGTGTTCCATTCCCCAAAAACCAACCGATGAAGATTTACTCGAGCCTGTGGAATGCTGATGACTGGGCTACACAAGGTGGGCGTGTGAAGACTGACTGGACTCACGCTCCTTTCACTGCCTCGTACAGAAACTTCAAGGCCAATGCCTGCGTCGCTGGCTCATCGTCATCATCATGCGGTGTCTCCACTTCTGCTTCAACTAATTCCTTAACTGATCAACAGGGTACATGGCACAATCAAGGTCTAGATGCCGCAGGCCGAAACAGGATAAGATGGGTGCAGCAGAAGTTCATGGTCTACAACTACTGTACTGACCTAAAACGATTTCCCCAAGGTCTTCCGGTGGAATGTAGACGATCAAGGTTCTAG